From Rutidosis leptorrhynchoides isolate AG116_Rl617_1_P2 chromosome 3, CSIRO_AGI_Rlap_v1, whole genome shotgun sequence, a single genomic window includes:
- the LOC139896094 gene encoding exocyst complex component EXO70H1-like, with the protein MKKFGFSPKRSSSSFIAHYPSPSRFSLPTPSRSLSDSVMVQTLENAEPLIVKWDLETSTYAKVTSLFYDNRREALEFMKIVNKLHKAMRMLAAENSNSELLIRAQHLMQIAMKRLEKEFYQILSLNCAQLDPESVSTRSSGTSARSSVSDFVDESDNDEIRVVTELITEVEDAAEGIMIDLKLIAECMISSGYGKECVNIYKTIRKSIVDEGIYKLGVEKMKSTHARKMDWTVLDIKIKNWLDAVKITVKTLFNGERILSDHVFASSNAIREACFNEITKEGATILFLFPETVAKNSKKSAERIFRMLDMYTAIANQWPEIMSIFSFQSTSSSVNQALNSLIKLGETVRLDLTEFETLINKESLKTTVSNSGVHKFTIESMNYISLLGDYGVLTDILHEYPLPEKSQLPETFFDQSLYADSPLSLWLAWLIFVVICKLDGKSKHYKDVSQSYLFLANNVQYIVSKVRSSRLQYLLGEDWANKREADVKKFAVSYEQVAWSHVIDVVPTNVTEMAREEAINSFKKINMVFEEVHRKQLAVVVPDGKLRDEIKVSVAEKLLPAYREFYEMQRVEVAKERKFAGVVKYAPEDIGNALSDLFFGSGSASVLVSASMSESRTSLSR; encoded by the coding sequence ATGAAGAAATTCGGTTTCTCCCCCAAACGATCTTCATCATCTTTCATAGCTCATTATCCTTCTCCTTCTCGTTTCAGCTTACCAACACCGAGTCGGAGTTTATCCGACTCGGTGATGGTTCAAACGCTGGAAAACGCGGAGCCATTAATCGTTAAATGGGATTTAGAAACGTCTACTTACGCGAAGGTCACTTCGCTATTCTACGACAATCGTAGAGAAGCTTTGGAGTTTATGAAGATAGTTAATAAACTGCATAAAGCTATGCGTATGTTAGCTGCTGAAAATTCAAATTCTGAATTGCTTATTAGAGCTCAACACCTCATGCAAATTGCTATGAAACGGTTAGAGAAGGAGTTTTATCAAATTTTGTCGTTGAATTGCGCTCAATTAGATCCGGAGTCCGTTTCAACTAGGTCGTCCGGGACGTCAGCTAGATCGAGTGTATCAGATTTTGTAGATGAATCGGATAATGATGAGATACGAGTTGTAACCGAGTTAATAACTGAAGTTGAAGATGCTGCTGAAGGAATCATGATCGATTTGAAATTGATAGCCGAATGCATGATTTCGTCTGGTTATGGTAAAGAATGTGTAAACATTTACAAAACGATACGTAAATCGATTGTTGATGAAGGCATTTATAAGCTTGGAGTTGAGAAGATGAAATCTACTCATGCTCGAAAAATGGATTGGACGGTTTTAGACATTAAAATCAAAAACTGGCTAGACGCCGTTAAAATCACCGTTAAAACATTATTTAACGGAGAACGAATTCTATCCGATCATGTTTTCGCTTCGTCTAATGCAATTCGTGAAGCGTGTTTTAACGAAATTACAAAAGAAGGCGCCACAATTTTGTTCTTGTTTCCAGAAACCGTAGCGAAAAACAGTAAAAAATCAGCTGAAAGGATCTTTCGAATGCTCGATATGTACACCGCGATAGCTAATCAATGGCCGGAAATCATGTCGATTTTCTCGTTTCAGTCAACGTCTTCATCGGTGAACCAAGCTCTCAACTCATTAATCAAATTAGGGGAAACTGTACGGTTAGATCTAACGGAATTCGAAACGTTGATCAATAAAGAATCGTTAAAAACAACTGTATCTAACTCTGGAGTTCACAAATTCACAATCGAATCGATGAATTACATCTCTTTACTCGGAGATTACGGCGTTTTAACTGATATTTTACACGAATATCCGCTACCGGAAAAATCGCAATTGCCGGAAACATTTTTTGATCAATCGTTGTACGCCGATTCTCCGTTATCGTTATGGTTAGCGTGGCTTATTTTCGTAGTAATTTGCAAACTCGATGGTAAATCGAAACATTACAAAGACGTATCTCAATCGTATTTATTTCTCGCGAATAATGTTCAATATATCGTCTCGAAAGTGCGATCATCGAGGTTGCAGTATCTTCTGGGCGAAGACTGGGCAAACAAACGTGAAGCGGATGTAAAGAAATTTGCAGTCAGTTACGAACAAGTCGCGTGGAGCCACGTCATTGATGTGGTCCCTACAAATGTAACGGAAATGGCGCGGGAAGAAGCAAtaaatagttttaaaaaaataaatatggtGTTTGAAGAAGTGCATCGTAAACAGCTAGCGGTTGTTGTGCCGGATGGTAAACTTAGGGACGAGATTAAAGTTTCGGTCGCGGAAAAATTGTTGCCGGCGTATAGAGAGTTTTATGAGATGCAGCGAGTTGAGGTTGCGAAAGAGAGGAAGTTTGCGGGTGTTGTGAAGTACGCGCCGGAAGATATTGGGAATGCGTTGTCGGATTTGTTCTTTGGGTCTGGTAGCGCGTCGGTATTAGTATCAGCGTCGATGTCAGAGTCGAGAACATCACTTTCAAGGTGA